AGGACCTAACTGTTTACGTACTCTGAGGGCAGAAACGCTGAGGGCAACTGATATTGAAACTTTGCCCCATCCAGGTTTTCCTACAGATATGCAAGCGCCATTTATGGCTTTGCTGGCACTGGCAGAAGGTGACAGCCTGATTAATGAATCTGTGTTTGAGAATCGTTTGCGCCATGCCTCAGAGTTAAATCGCTTAGGGGCAGATATTCGTATTAAAGGCAACGTTGCCTTTGTTCGAGGAGTGCCGATGTTATCAGGTGCACCCGTACTAGGAACAGATTTGCGAGCATCAGCAGCGTTAGTTTTGGCGGGACTTGCAGCAGAAGGAAAAACCATAGTTCAGGGACTACAACACTTAGATCGGGGCTACGATAGACTTGATGCAAAGTTGGAGCAATTAGGAGCAAGAATCCAGCGGGTGCCAGTAGCAAACGTAAATGCGGAAGTTGCTTCTACCCCCATTGAGCCTCAAGCGCAAATCTCTATTTAGATACAAAAAACCACAAAAGCGACAGGACAAGGAAGAAATTCTTCCTTGTTCCTTTTGCTATGGCTATACTGTTTGTGTGGGGCTATTCAAAAGACCAGTCCTATATTTATTAACTTCCCTTATTTGCCCAGCAAGATTCCGCCATGTTAACGCCAAAGACTCAACTGATTGGTCTCAAAGCAGATTCATTTCGTCATCCGCTAGATCTAGACGCAACCAAAGCACTGAAGCAGATACCTGGTTTGGATATGATGGTGCGGAATCTTTTGGGTCCATTGGCGGAGCAGGTTTTTTATGTAGAAAATATCGCTTCTAGTGTTCTAGTCGGCGAAAAACAACTGCCCCATCTTCATAAGTCGCTGTTAGAAGCCTGCAAGATACTGGATATCGAACCTCCCCAGCTTTATATTAGGCAGCATCCAGCACCAAATGCATACACTTTTGCTATGCGGGGAAAACAGCCTTTTGTTGTCCTGCACACCTCGCTGATCGATATGCTCGAACAAGAAGAAATTCAGGCTGTGATTGCTCATGAATTGGGACACCTTAAGTGTGACCACAGTGTTTACCTAACTCCAGTCAATATATTGATATTAGCTGCGACAGTGGTGCCTAATGTTGGAGCATTTCTTGCTCAAGCAATACAGGCGCAACTTTTGGAATGGGTACGGTGTGCTGAGTTTACGTGCGATCGCGCAGCATTGCTGGCAACCCAAAACCCGAAAGTTGTCATGTCGGTGTTGATGAAACTTGCTGGTGGTTCGCCCACGATCGCACCACAACTTAATCTTGATGCTTTTATTGCCCAAGCTCGTGCTTATGATGATATTAGTAAGACCGAGATAGGTGAGATGGTCAAGGCTGCCCGCACAGCTCAGTTAACTCACCCAGTACCCGTTCTGCGTGCCAGAGAAATTGACCGTTGGGCAAGTAGCCAAGATTATCAAAAGTTGTTGCAAAATCAAAAAATAGAGTATAATAGTGAAGTTGCACCCAAGGGCGGGTGGCGAAACTGGTAGACGCACCACACTCAAAATGTGGCGACCTTGCGGTCATAGGAGTTCGATTCTCCTCCTGCCCACTTTAAATCAGTGAACAGTTATCAGTTATCAGCTATCACTGTTCACTGCGTAGGTAGCTGTTCCCTGTTCCCTGTAGAATAGCCTAGTAAAGGCTACCTTCTTAGGCTGCGAGGGTCTAAAGCATCTCTTAGCCCATCACCCAGCAAGTTAAAAGCCAACACTGTGAGAATAATCAACACAGCAGAAGGCCAGATTAGCCAAGGTTGCAGTACTAAAATTGAGGCGTTAGTTGCAAGAGATAACATATTACCCCATGAGGGGTCTGGTTGTTGAATTCCTAAGCCGATCAAACTGAGTACTGCTTCTGCCCCAATAAAGCTAGGGACAGCAAGTGTCGCGGAAATAATGATATAAGTGGCGGTTTGCGGCAATACGTGACGCACGATAATGTAAAGTGGATTGGCACCCATTGCTTTAGCAGCTTGAACGTATTCTCTCTCTTTAATAGAGAGGACTTGTCCGCGAATAACTCGTGCTAATCCAGCCCAGCTAATAAACGAAGTAATCACGACAATCAGCAAAAAGCGTTCGGTACTCGATAACCCCGGCGGTAGTACCGCACCCAAGGTTACCAAAAGATAAATACTGGGGAAAATCATGAGCACTTCGCTCAACCGCATAATAACAGTGTCAAGCCAGCCACCGAAATAGCCAGAAATTCCCCCAATCAACATCCCTAAAGGAAAGGTTAGGGCAACCCCAATAATACCGATAAACAGACTTATACGACCACCATACAGCAGGCGACTGAGTTGATCTCGACCTTGGTCATCTGTACCTAAAACGTTAAACTTTGCCTCACCGACAGCACCAAACAAATGTATATTTAGCCGAATACCACCAAATATTTCTGTCTCCTCCCACTTTGGGGGTAAAGGTAAATTCAACTGAAACAGACGATACTCAGGCCCAGTGACAAATAGTCTTAGGGGACAAGGCTTTTTATAGTTTACGATGATTTGGCGATCGCCCGTTTCTAAATTTGTGTCTCCCTGGGTTGTTGGATAAATGTGAGGTCCAATAAACTGCCCTGATTGTTTAGAAACCCAGTAAACACGCGTTGGTGGTAGTAGAGAACCATTTGGTTGTGAGGTGTAAGCGTTGTAAGGGGCGACAAAATCAGCCAAAATGACTGCTATATAAAAAACCAACAGTAAAGTTGCCCCAAACCTTGCTAAAGGATTTTTGTTTAGTCGATGCCACCAATTCATAGCAATTACCAGTTATGACTCATAAATGATGAATTATAAATTATCAATCATCAATAGTGAAAGCTTTTTCGTTGTGAAAATTTATAATTATCAATTCTTAAGCAGGGAGTTTTTCAATCAGGTACAAAGGCTCTTCTTGAAGTTTTTCGTGTTCTATAACAAATACATTTGAGTAGAGATTAGCAATAATTTGCTTTCCTTGCTGTGTGAGGGAGAGGTAGCGCAATGCATCCTTGATATAAGGATATACGACATTCCAGTAGAACTTGGCATAGTTCTTGCGTAAATCAGCAGGATTTTGATAACCCAACACCTGATTCATTCCAATCTCTTCAAACTCATAAAATAAAGAGGTAATTTTTTTTAAATAACGTGGATCGCTCAGTTGTCCAATCAAATCTGCAGCACGCACTAAACCTGCAAAATCATTTGTATCTTGGTGGTCATCTACACTTGGTACTGGAAACCGAGTCAATTCAATATTGCTCTTAATGACTTCTGAATCTATCAATTTGTGACCGCCAAAACGCTCATCAATAAAAAGCTTTCCCCGATCAACATGATAAGGTGTCAAACTCGCATCAGAAGCTCCAGAACGAAGAAAAATCATTTTTCCATCTTTACCTGTTGCGTACAAACCTTCCTCCTCTCGATCTTGTCGGCAAACTCCTTTAACATAACCAATATCATGACAGACCAAAGATATAATAAAATGCAACCAGTCTTCATTAGAAACACCTCCTTCACGGATATGTTTGCCGCGCAAAATTTCTTGTCCAACCAAAGTAACTAGGATAGAATGTTCTACGTTATGATAAAGGGCGTCACTGTTAGCAATATTTTCCAACGCCATATTACCTGCCCAGCCTATAATATCTTGATAATCATTTTTC
This portion of the Brasilonema sennae CENA114 genome encodes:
- a CDS encoding ABC transporter permease gives rise to the protein MNWWHRLNKNPLARFGATLLLVFYIAVILADFVAPYNAYTSQPNGSLLPPTRVYWVSKQSGQFIGPHIYPTTQGDTNLETGDRQIIVNYKKPCPLRLFVTGPEYRLFQLNLPLPPKWEETEIFGGIRLNIHLFGAVGEAKFNVLGTDDQGRDQLSRLLYGGRISLFIGIIGVALTFPLGMLIGGISGYFGGWLDTVIMRLSEVLMIFPSIYLLVTLGAVLPPGLSSTERFLLIVVITSFISWAGLARVIRGQVLSIKEREYVQAAKAMGANPLYIIVRHVLPQTATYIIISATLAVPSFIGAEAVLSLIGLGIQQPDPSWGNMLSLATNASILVLQPWLIWPSAVLIILTVLAFNLLGDGLRDALDPRSLRR
- a CDS encoding Npun_R2479 family HD domain-containing metalloprotein; translated protein: MFNATEILIDVFVAQIREGYRRTYGCLKNDYQDIIGWAGNMALENIANSDALYHNVEHSILVTLVGQEILRGKHIREGGVSNEDWLHFIISLVCHDIGYVKGVCRQDREEEGLYATGKDGKMIFLRSGASDASLTPYHVDRGKLFIDERFGGHKLIDSEVIKSNIELTRFPVPSVDDHQDTNDFAGLVRAADLIGQLSDPRYLKKITSLFYEFEEIGMNQVLGYQNPADLRKNYAKFYWNVVYPYIKDALRYLSLTQQGKQIIANLYSNVFVIEHEKLQEEPLYLIEKLPA
- a CDS encoding M48 family metallopeptidase, with the protein product MLTPKTQLIGLKADSFRHPLDLDATKALKQIPGLDMMVRNLLGPLAEQVFYVENIASSVLVGEKQLPHLHKSLLEACKILDIEPPQLYIRQHPAPNAYTFAMRGKQPFVVLHTSLIDMLEQEEIQAVIAHELGHLKCDHSVYLTPVNILILAATVVPNVGAFLAQAIQAQLLEWVRCAEFTCDRAALLATQNPKVVMSVLMKLAGGSPTIAPQLNLDAFIAQARAYDDISKTEIGEMVKAARTAQLTHPVPVLRAREIDRWASSQDYQKLLQNQKIEYNSEVAPKGGWRNW